Genomic window (Methanocaldococcus sp.):
AACTAAGACTTTAAGATTAAACAAATATGTTGTTGAAAATTTTGAGAAAGATTTGCTTTATTATATAATACTGCATGAACTTATTCACTTCAAAGTAAAATCAACAAATCATAATTTAGCGTTTGAAAATGAATTAAAAAAACACTTTTCTGAAGAGATATGTTATGAAATTGAGTTAAAAATTATACAAAAACTTATATAATATTATATTTAAAAATTTTTAAAATCACCTATCAAAAATATGAGGCGATAATATGGCATACTGGCTATGTATAACAAATGAAGACAATTGGAAAGTAATAAAGGAAAAAAAGATATGGGGAGTAGCAGAGAGGCATAAAAATACAATAAATAAAGTTAAAGTTGGAGATAAACTAATTATTTATGAAATTCAGAGAAGTGGGAAGGATTATAAACCTCCATACATTAGAGGTATTTATGAAGTTATCTCTGAAGTTTATAAAGATTCTACAAAAATATTCAAACCTACACCAAGAAATCCTAATGAGAAATTTCCATATAGAGTTAAATTAAAAGAAATTAAGATTTTTGAGCCACCAATTAATTTTAAAGATTTAATTCCAAAATTAAAGTTCATTACTAATAAAAAGAAGTGGAGCGGTCATATAATGGGTAAGGCTATGAGGGAAATTCCTGAGGAGGATTATAAGTTGATTGCAGAAAAATAAAAGTATTATTCTCTTTTCTTTATACTTGCATCAAGTTCATTTAAGGAATAGACATTTAACTCCCCAGTTCTTACAGATTCTATTGCCTTTACAGCCGCTTTTGCCCCGGGAATTGTAGTTATATATGGAATTCCTAAATCAACCGCCGCTCTTCTTATATAATATCCATCAGATTTAGCCTTTTTACCAGAGGAAGTGTTTATTATTAAGTGTATCTTTCCATCTTTCATTAACTTTAAAATGTTGTCATTAGGACTTTCAGAGATTTTCTTAACTAATATTGCTGGAATTCCATTTTCTCTCAAAACCTTAGCAGTTCCTTCTGTTGCATATATTGTAAATCCAAGTTCATGTAATTTTTTAGCAATATCAACAATATGTTTTTTATCTTTATCTCTAACACTAATAAATACATTCCCAACTATTGGCAGTTCCATATTCGCAGATAATTGGGCTTTATAATACGCTTTACCAAAGTCTTTATCTATTCCAATAGCCTCTCCTGTTGATTTCATCTCTGGTCCTAAAACAGGATCAACTCCTGGCAATTTTTGGAATGGGAACACTGCTTCTTTAATTGATACATACTTTGGTTTTGCAATCCAAACTTTCTCAGAGACTTCTACAACATTGTTGTAATCTTTAATCAACTCCTCCAACTTTTTCCCAAGCATAACCTTTGTAGCCAACTTAGCCAAAGGAATTCCAATAGATTTACTTACATAAGGAACTGTTCTTGAAGCTCTTGGATTAGCCTCTAAAACATAAACAACTCCATCCTTCACCGCATACTGAACATTTAATAATCCTACTATATTTAACTCCCTTGCTAACTTTGCAGTGTATTCAATAACTTTATCAATAATTTCCTTAGGTAGTGTTTGAGGAGGAATTACTGTTGCTGAATCCCCACTATGAACTCCTGCCTCTTCAATATGTTCCATTATTGCTCCAATTAAAACGCTCTCTCCATCACAAACAGCATCGACATCTAACTCAATAGCATCTTCCAAAAATTTATCAATTAACACAGGATGCTCCTCTGAAACTTTAACAGCCTCTTCCATATATTCTATTAACTCATCCTCACTATAAACAATCTGCATTGCCCGTCCTCCTAAAACATAGGAAGGTCTAACTAAGACAGGATAACCAATTTTTTTAGCTATCTTTAAAGCCTCTTCTTTTGTAAATGCAGTTCCACCTTCTGCTTGAGGAATTCCTAATTTCTTTAATAATTTAGAAAACTCTTCCCTATCTTCAGCAACATTTATATTTTCTGGACTTGTTCCTAATATCTTAACTCCAGCCTCCTTTAACTTCATAGCTAAGTTTATTGCTGTTTGTCCTCCAAATTGGACAATAACTCCTAAAAGTTCTCCTCTCTCTTTTTCTTTTTCAACTATATTTAGAACATCTTCAAAAGTTATTGGCTCAAAATAGAGTTTATCTGATGTATCATAATCTGTTGAAACAGTCTCTGGATTGTTGTTTATAATTATTGCCTCAATTCCCATTTCTTTCAATGCTAAAACTGCATGAACACTTGAATAGTCAAACTCAATTCCCTGACCAATTCTTATTGGGCCAGAACCTAAAATAATAGCCTTTTTTCTGTCTGAGGGATTACTTTCATCCTGTTCTTTATATAGGTAAGTTTCATATGCAGAGTAGTAATAAGGAGTTTTAGCCTCAAACTCTGCGGCACAGGTATCTACCATTTTATATACTGGAACTATTCCAAGTTTCTTTCTCAACTCTCTAACTTCTTTTTCATCCAATCCCAACAAATGAGATATCTGTTTATCAGAAAATCCTAATTTTTTTGCCTTTAATAAAATTTCTTTCAATTTATTCTTTTTATCCATAAAACCACCATATTTAAAAATTCTCTTTAAGTTTTTCTAACTCATTTTTCATATCAACAATATTCTTAATCATTCTAATGAAAAATTCGTCAATATTTGTTAATTCACAGATTTTTTCAACGCTCCAACCTTTCTCTAATGCCTTTGCTATAACAAAAATCCTCTCATCAGTTGGATTTTTCAAAATATTTTCAATTTCTTCCTCACTGTAATCTTTATCCTTCCCATCTCCAATTAATCCCAATCTTCCGATATCTAAACTTCTAATAGCCTTTTGTAATGCTTCTTCAAAAGATCTACCTATTGCCATCACTTCCCCAGTAGATTTCATACTCGTTCCTAATCTTTTATCTACGGTTTTAAACTTATCAAATGGCCATCTTGGTATTTTCACAACTACATAATCCAATGTAGGCTCAAAACTTGCTGGTGTCTCTTTTGTAACATCATTTAGAATTTCATCCAATGTTTTTCCAATTGCTATTTTAGCGGCAATCCTTGCTATTGGATAACCAGTAGCCTTACTTGCCAATGCAGAACTTCTTGAAACTCTTGGATTAACTTCAATAACTCTATACTCTGTCATCTCCTTATTTACAGCAAACTGTATATTACAACCTCCTTCAACTCCCAAGTGTCTTATAATTTTTATAGCTGCATTCCTTAATTTTTGATAAAACTCATCTGGTAATGTCTGTATTGGAGAGACAACAATACTCTCTCCTGTGTGTATTCCCATTGGATCTATGTTTTCCATACCACAAACAATAATACATGTATCTTTTCTATCTCTCATAACCTCTAACTCAAATTCTTTCCAACCTAAAACACTCTCATCTATTAAAACTTGGTTAATTATAGAATATTTTAAACCTTTTGATGTAATATCTATTAACTCCTCCTCATTGTGGGCTATTCCTCCACCAGTTCCTCCTAATGTAAATGCAGGTCTAACAATAACTGGATAACCAATTTCTTCAGCAAATTTTAATGCCTCATCAACTGAATTAACTGCCTTACACTTTGTAACTGGCTCGTTAATTTCAGCCATTGCCTTCGCAAATAGTTCTCTATCTTCTGCTATTTCAATAGTTCTTATATTTGAACCTAACAATTTTATTCCGTATTTGTCTAAAATTCCTCTTCTATGCAACTCCAAAGCCAAATTAAGCCCAGTTTGACCTCCCATTGTTGGTAAAATAGCGTCTGGTCTCTCTTTTTCAATAATCTTTTCAACTATTTTTGGATGTAATGGCTCTAAATAAACTTTATCAGCCATTTCAATATCTGTTTGTATTGTTGCGGGATTTGAATTAACTAAAATAGTATATATTCCTTCTTCTTTTAACGCCTTACACGCTTGAGAACCAGAAAAATCGAACTCTGCTGCCTGTCCAATAACTATTGGTCCAGAACCAAAAACCATAACTTTATTAATACTCTCCATCAATATTCACCACACTTATTAAACCTAATTAAAATATATAAACTTCAAATAAGAGTATCCTTTTCATAATAATTAGTTAAGGTTTTTAAAGTTAATGGTGATGAATATGGAAAATGTGAAAAAAAAGATTTTAGCAATTGCATTAAAAAACGCTATAAATCATAATGGTAAAGCTAATCCCAAGGCAGTTTTGGGTAGATTTTTGGCAGAAAATCCAGAATATAGAAAAAAAGCTAAGGAAGTTTTACAAGTTGTAGAAAAAGTTGTCAAAGAAATAGAAAATTTATCTATAAATGACATGAAGAAAATGTTGAAAGATTTAGGAGTAAATGTTGAAGAAAAAGGTAGGAAGGAGAAGGACTTAGAGTTACCAAATGTAAAAGATAAGGTTGTTATGAGATTTGCACCAAATCCTTCTGGGCCTTTACATATAGGACACGCAAGAGCAGCAGTTCTAAACGATTACTTTGTTAAAAAGTATGGAGGAAAACTAATTTTGAGATTAGAAGATACTGATCCAAAAAGAGTTTTACCTGAATCTTATGATATGATTAAGGAAGATTTAGATTGGTTGGGAGTTAAAGTTGATGAAA
Coding sequences:
- a CDS encoding YgjP-like metallopeptidase domain-containing protein, whose product is MKINDKTMIKNLVNEVKSSLNINETINIEIKPMKQKIASFSFKTKTLRLNKYVVENFEKDLLYYIILHELIHFKVKSTNHNLAFENELKKHFSEEICYEIELKIIQKLI
- a CDS encoding EVE domain-containing protein — translated: MAYWLCITNEDNWKVIKEKKIWGVAERHKNTINKVKVGDKLIIYEIQRSGKDYKPPYIRGIYEVISEVYKDSTKIFKPTPRNPNEKFPYRVKLKEIKIFEPPINFKDLIPKLKFITNKKKWSGHIMGKAMREIPEEDYKLIAEK
- the carB gene encoding carbamoyl-phosphate synthase large subunit, translated to MDKKNKLKEILLKAKKLGFSDKQISHLLGLDEKEVRELRKKLGIVPVYKMVDTCAAEFEAKTPYYYSAYETYLYKEQDESNPSDRKKAIILGSGPIRIGQGIEFDYSSVHAVLALKEMGIEAIIINNNPETVSTDYDTSDKLYFEPITFEDVLNIVEKEKERGELLGVIVQFGGQTAINLAMKLKEAGVKILGTSPENINVAEDREEFSKLLKKLGIPQAEGGTAFTKEEALKIAKKIGYPVLVRPSYVLGGRAMQIVYSEDELIEYMEEAVKVSEEHPVLIDKFLEDAIELDVDAVCDGESVLIGAIMEHIEEAGVHSGDSATVIPPQTLPKEIIDKVIEYTAKLARELNIVGLLNVQYAVKDGVVYVLEANPRASRTVPYVSKSIGIPLAKLATKVMLGKKLEELIKDYNNVVEVSEKVWIAKPKYVSIKEAVFPFQKLPGVDPVLGPEMKSTGEAIGIDKDFGKAYYKAQLSANMELPIVGNVFISVRDKDKKHIVDIAKKLHELGFTIYATEGTAKVLRENGIPAILVKKISESPNDNILKLMKDGKIHLIINTSSGKKAKSDGYYIRRAAVDLGIPYITTIPGAKAAVKAIESVRTGELNVYSLNELDASIKKRE
- the carB gene encoding carbamoyl-phosphate synthase large subunit — translated: MESINKVMVFGSGPIVIGQAAEFDFSGSQACKALKEEGIYTILVNSNPATIQTDIEMADKVYLEPLHPKIVEKIIEKERPDAILPTMGGQTGLNLALELHRRGILDKYGIKLLGSNIRTIEIAEDRELFAKAMAEINEPVTKCKAVNSVDEALKFAEEIGYPVIVRPAFTLGGTGGGIAHNEEELIDITSKGLKYSIINQVLIDESVLGWKEFELEVMRDRKDTCIIVCGMENIDPMGIHTGESIVVSPIQTLPDEFYQKLRNAAIKIIRHLGVEGGCNIQFAVNKEMTEYRVIEVNPRVSRSSALASKATGYPIARIAAKIAIGKTLDEILNDVTKETPASFEPTLDYVVVKIPRWPFDKFKTVDKRLGTSMKSTGEVMAIGRSFEEALQKAIRSLDIGRLGLIGDGKDKDYSEEEIENILKNPTDERIFVIAKALEKGWSVEKICELTNIDEFFIRMIKNIVDMKNELEKLKENF